Proteins encoded in a region of the Cydia splendana chromosome 19, ilCydSple1.2, whole genome shotgun sequence genome:
- the LOC134800088 gene encoding methyl-CpG-binding domain protein 4-like yields MTTHELCVSRFFQEDSILPAKSPNRTLSTNLDSSQESQKSSQCTLDDADLLTLSQLTIQEQEPIKIDPFYNITPREMPLSPHYVFEEEFSSNPWAMLIATIFLTKTSGKTARPHMQKFFEEYPTPYHVLNDAPTSLERFFDTLGLRKRGHMIWKLTYQFVSSKWQRASDLYGIGKYGEDAYRIFCLGHTDGDRYLKLYLDWLRGTEFLKDNGVADCEYVIEDPALKYYSITLRNVD; encoded by the coding sequence ATGACAACACACGAGCTTTGCGTCAGCAGGTTCTTCCAAGAAGACTCCATATTACCAGCGAAGAGTCCCAATAGAACACTATCAACAAATCTAGACTCTTCCCAAGAATCTCAAAAGTCTAGCCAGTGCACCCTCGACGACGCGGATCTACTCACTCTCTCCCAGCTCACTATACAAGAACAGGAACCAATCAAAATAGACCCCTTCTATAACATAACACCGAGGGAAATGCCACTATCACCCCACTACGTCTTTGAAGAAGAATTTTCCTCAAACCCCTGGGCGATGTTAATAGCAACAATCTTCCTAACGAAGACATCAGGCAAAACCGCTAGGCCCCACATGCAAAAATTCTTCGAGGAATATCCCACCCCGTATCACGTTTTAAACGACGCCCCTACGTCATTGGAACGTTTTTTTGATACTTTAGGATTAAGGAAACGGGGGCATATGATTTGGAAGTTGACATATCAGTTCGTTTCGTCAAAATGGCAGCGAGCTAGCGATCTCTATGGTATAGGGAAGTACGGGGAAGATGCGTATAGGATATTTTGCTTGGGACACACAGATGGGGATAGGTATTTGAAGTTGTATTTGGATTGGCTGCGTGGAACGGAATTTTTGAAGGATAACGGAGTGGCCGACTGTGAGTACGTTATCGAGGACCCGGCGTTGAAATATTATAGCATTACGTTAAGGAATGttgactaa